The Desulfotignum phosphitoxidans DSM 13687 DNA segment ATGAAAAAGGCACTTGAAGATCCAGTCAGCACCCTTTGGCTGTCCCCCATTTCCACGTGGGAAATATTGATGCTTCATGAAAAAAACAGAATCCGGATCGATCATGCCGATCCGGTTGAATGGATCGAACGGGTGCTGGGCAGCATTCCTTTCAAAGAAGCGTCTTTGAATCATGAAGTAGCCATTCAAAGCAGACAGGTGAAATTACCGCATCAAGACCCTGCGGATCGATTTCTCGTTGCCACTGCACTGGTTTACGACCTGACATTTATGACAGTGGATCAGAAGATTCTTGATTCCGACCGGGTTGAGATTTGTTTCAAATGATCCGAAGCGCCATGATCAATATTTTCCTATGACAGAAACCGCTCCACCTGCTGGATGGCGATTTTCAGGTTTTCAACGG contains these protein-coding regions:
- a CDS encoding type II toxin-antitoxin system VapC family toxin — protein: MNLLLDTHILLWSLTGSDKLPDEMKKALEDPVSTLWLSPISTWEILMLHEKNRIRIDHADPVEWIERVLGSIPFKEASLNHEVAIQSRQVKLPHQDPADRFLVATALVYDLTFMTVDQKILDSDRVEICFK